In Desulfobacter hydrogenophilus, the genomic stretch ACGGGAAATCCAAAATATGCTCATGGAATACATGCAATCGAAAATAACTCATGATAAAAAAATTGATGAGTTAATCGACTGGGAAAATAACGCTGAAATCCTTGCCTGGCTTGACAGTTTATAAACCACTGAAGCAGCTTTTGCTAGCCTTGGAGGGGTATGTAGTAAAACAATAAATTATGTTGCCACTGATTTTTAAAATTTTTAAAATGGGCTTTAACGTGTTGAATTCTAAAACAATATTGATTTGCACAACAGGTAATAAAAATTTCTATTAAATTTAGTAAGTTAGCCAAACTCGCAACATAATGGTATTTAACCGGACCGGCAAGATTTTGAATAAAGCGATAAATTCCTCAAAAAAATCATAGGTTTGAACAAGACGTCAGTGAACCCTATAACTCGTAGGGCTCGCTTTTTTCATAACAAATTTTGACCGGCCAAAAAGATTTCCAAAAGAGCAGACTACCTCCAAGACAAGAACCATTTTCCAGGTGAAAATCACCCCGGACTTTCCCTGTACTTCCACACTTTCTAAATCACCAAACCGGCGAGCAATATTATGTGTATCCCGGAGTTTCCGATTCTTACCAATTCAAATTTTTTAGTAGACCGCAATAATGGTGTGAGTTTTCATGAATGCCTCCCCCAAAAAAGGGTTCAATAACAGAAGTAGGGTTGGTGGCTTTTATCATGCAGACACCTCAAATATAAGACTGATATTCCAGAATTTTTGCCGTTAAACGATAGGACAAGAAATCACTACCAGACCTTAATTCATTCAAAATCAATTTAGCCTGTTTCAGATATTTTTTTTTTTTTTCAGAAGACCAATGGGAAGGAGGGGGCTGTAGATTGGTGATCCTTTCAGCAAGTTTGACCATCCAGATTTCTTTGGAATGGAGTTTGATCCTTTTCAGGCTGTCTTCTATTTGATGCTGTTTTTCAATAGCCCCGTCTTTGGTAAGAGCCAATACTCCCTCTGCAACATGCCGTCCGAATTCTGATTTTAATTCGTCATAAGTGGCATCTGTATCTTCAATGGTATCATGGAGAATTGCAACTTGAACGACTAGGTTCCCATCCCTATCTGTTTCATGGCTTAGAGCAGCCATAACTTCCATACTGACCATGCTCAGATGGGCAAGATAAGACCAATCTGTTCCAGGAACTTTTTGTCCGATATGCTTCTCAGCAGCAAATCTGTAGGCCTTGATATATGCCTCTTGTGCCCAGTTGTTGTTTAATTCACGCATAAAAATTTAATTCTTCACAATATTGGTCGTATGGTATTTTAACGGCGATGATTATTAATCCATCTCATCGCTCGGATCATAGATTTGCAGTTTGAAATTGAATCCTTCGAAGGGCATCAACATCCTGCCGAATTCTTCCCAGGGGATCTTTTTTCCGTCAACGACAATCAATGGGGTTTCAATAGAATCGTCCGAATCCATATCCGCTTCAATCCTACCCCTTACGACATCTTCGCCACCATCGCCGGTCTGGACATGCCATCTACCAGTTTCAGTATCTTTATACATATGCTTGGTATTTAACGTGTTGACCATTCGTTCATAAAGGCTTGCGAACAAACTGAACAGGCTGTCTTCATAATCACCGATCATACTGAATTCATATGCACAGACATCATCCTGGGTGTCTTCATGCGTTTTTAGCACAAGTTGATCTCCCATCAACTGGACGGTGAACTCGAATTTATGTTCATTGCCATCCATATCCTTTAATAAGATGGGCTGGAGTTCAATGTGGTCATAATCAATCCCGACGGATTCAGCCATGTCCTTGTTATAGCAATGCAGGCATACTTTGGTATAACCATCTTCGGATTGCATCATTATGGAATTATAATTTTTTACTTCAGCGCCACAGTATGTGCACTTATCGCCTGCCATTTTAAGAAAATCCTTTATTGTCCCTCATTAATTTTGTCCCTTAATTTACCGGAACACTTAAAAACAACGACTTTCCTTCCATCCAGGATCATCTCTTCGCTGGTGGCCGGATTCCGTCCTTTCCTTGGGGCTTTCTTATTCACTTGGAATTTACCGAAGCCGCTTATCATGATGTCTTCTTCAGCCGCCAAGGTGGATTTCATTATCTCAAGGAGTTCTTCTATTATGTCTTTTGCTTGAAAGGGTTTCAGGTCAAGCTTTTCTGCAACTGATTCAACAATGTTTTGTTTGGTAAGCGCCAAGGGAATTTGCTCCTCTGTTTATTATGCCTGGTATTTTGCTAAAATCAAAGCTGATGTTTAAAATTTAGGATGAGTATTGTCAAGTTTGTTGTTACAGAATAAGAAGTTACAGCCAGGGGAGGGTTTTTCTAAAAACAATCACCTCGACAGTAAATCGTTTGCATTACCGCACAAATCACAGTTGGGCGGCCCTTTGAGGCATAGGCAGAAAGCCTTTCACGGGCAGCAAGTGTGCTGAAAAGGTGAATATGGCATATCGCTATATACAGAGGGATATGTATAATTTGGTTCCTGCTATCGGCCAGGTCAATGCGCTACGGTCAAATTACAGTTATGCCATGATTCCTACCGCTGGAAATGATAAATTTACATTCCATAATCTTCACCATAAAACCGCTGAAAATTTTTATTAAATTTTATCCAGTTGTAATTATGTCGTTTTTGTTCACGGATGTAAATTTTCCAAGCTTCTCTTTCTTTGGCGGATTTGAGTTTTTTTACCGGTTCAAAT encodes the following:
- a CDS encoding HD domain-containing protein is translated as MRELNNNWAQEAYIKAYRFAAEKHIGQKVPGTDWSYLAHLSMVSMEVMAALSHETDRDGNLVVQVAILHDTIEDTDATYDELKSEFGRHVAEGVLALTKDGAIEKQHQIEDSLKRIKLHSKEIWMVKLAERITNLQPPPSHWSSEKKKKYLKQAKLILNELRSGSDFLSYRLTAKILEYQSYI
- a CDS encoding DUF7713 domain-containing protein, whose translation is MAGDKCTYCGAEVKNYNSIMMQSEDGYTKVCLHCYNKDMAESVGIDYDHIELQPILLKDMDGNEHKFEFTVQLMGDQLVLKTHEDTQDDVCAYEFSMIGDYEDSLFSLFASLYERMVNTLNTKHMYKDTETGRWHVQTGDGGEDVVRGRIEADMDSDDSIETPLIVVDGKKIPWEEFGRMLMPFEGFNFKLQIYDPSDEMD
- a CDS encoding integration host factor subunit alpha, whose product is MALTKQNIVESVAEKLDLKPFQAKDIIEELLEIMKSTLAAEEDIMISGFGKFQVNKKAPRKGRNPATSEEMILDGRKVVVFKCSGKLRDKINEGQ
- a CDS encoding endonuclease, which translates into the protein MAYRYIQRDMYNLVPAIGQVNALRSNYSYAMIPTAGNDKFTFHNLHHKTAENFY